A section of the Lampris incognitus isolate fLamInc1 chromosome 8, fLamInc1.hap2, whole genome shotgun sequence genome encodes:
- the micu2 gene encoding calcium uptake protein 2, mitochondrial: MSVWGRVAVGLRGFLNRPRCLGVSRLRRAVGSGSAVLGSLVGLGAGYHYAGSRAIPSTVYAEQKESAAPHLPARRMRFIQFASVIYEDEPYMTPRDFLFSVMLENVDRKLQERVLTKRELEKMLTAASNAKAGNDLFRNLGDCGLISYTEYLFLLTILTKPRTGFHIAFKMLDIDGNEHVDKKEFLKLKKIIGNRKKKLLEDNTDRPVNEVDGVNTTLQAYFFGKNGEDKLQYQDFRRFMENLQSEVQEMEFLQFSRGMDTMRREDFAEWLLHYTNEEDNEAYWENMRKRIPAGQSITFDEFKVFYLFTNNLEDFAFSMKMISQANRPIGIAQFKRAVRIATGHDLSDNVLDTVFKIFDMDGDNCLSHKEFIAVMEDRVLRGLKVQPQHGISGYWKCVKRETLKGAKEALQHTGSPF; this comes from the exons ATGTCGGtctggggtcgggtcgctgtCGGGCTGAGGGGGTTTCTGAACAGGCCTCGGTGTCTCGGAGTTTCGAGGCTGCGACGTGCCGTCGGATCCGGCTCCGCCGTTTTGGGATCTCTCGTCGGACTCGGAGCGGGTTACCATTACGCGGGTAGTAGGGCCATTCCGTCCACCGTGTACGCTGAGCAGAAA GAGAGTGCAGCACCCCACCTGCCTGCCAGACGAATGCGTTTCATCCAGTTCGCCTCGGTGATCTATGAAGATGAGCCTTACATGACCCCAAGGGACTTCCTTTTCTCTGTGATGCTGGAGAATGTTGACC GAAAGCTGCAGGAGAGGGTTTTGACTAAAAGG GAGCTTGAGAAAATGTTAACCGCAGCCTCGAACGCAAAGGCAGGCAACGACCTGTTCAGAAACCTGGGAGATTGTG GTTTGATATCCTACACAGAATACTTGTTCCTGCTAACCATCCTGACCA AACCTCGCACAGGATTTCACATAGCTTTCAAAATGCTTGATATTGATGGCAATGAGCATGTCGACAAAAAGGAGTTTCTCAAG CTCAAGAAAATCATTGGAAACAGGAAAAAGAAGCTTTTAGAGGACAACACAGAT AGACCAGTGAATGAGGTGGACGGCGTGAACACTACACTACAGGCCTATTTCTTCGGGAAGAACGGAGAAGACAAGCTGCAATATCAGGATTTCCGCAG GTTCATGGAGAATCTGCAGTCCGAGGTGCAGGAGATGGAGTTCCTGCAGTTCTCGAGGGGCATGGACACCATGCGGCGGGAGGACTTTGCCGAGTGGCTGCTGCACTACACCAACGAGGAAGACAATGAGGCCTACTGGGAAAACATGAGGAAGAGGATCCCCGCAGGCCAG AGCATCACGTTTGATGAGTTCAAAGTCTTCTACCTCTTCACAAACAATCTGGAGGATTTTGCTTTCTCCATGAAAATGATCAGTCAAGCCAATCGTCCTATTGGAATAG CCCAGTTTAAGCGAGCTGTGAGGATCGCCACAGGCCACGATCTGTCTGACAACGTGCTGGACACAGTATTTAAGATATTTGATATGGATGGAGACAACTGCCTTAGTCATAAGGAGTTCATCGCTGTGATGGAGGACAGAGTGCTGCGGGGCCTCAAG GTGCAGCCCCAGCACGGCATCTCTGGCTACTGGAAGTGTGTGAAGCGGGAGACTCTGAAGGGAGCCAAAGAAGCACTGCAGCACACAGGAAGCCCTTTCTGA